Below is a window of Deinococcus aquiradiocola DNA.
CATCGTGCTGCGCGAACCCGTCGAGGTGGCGCTGCGCGAGGTGCAGGCCGCACGCGACCTCGGCGTGAACGTCGTCACCGGGCACGAACTCGGCAGCCGCGCGGGCCTGGACGAACTGCTCGCCGCCAACGACGCCGTGATCCTCGCGCTGGGCCTGGGCGCCGTGCCCGCCATCGGCATTCCCGGCGAGGAGTACATCCTGGACGGCCTGAACGTCATCGAGGCCAGCAAGATGGAGCAGCCCACCGGCGTCGGCACGCGCGCCGTGATCGTCGGCGCGGGCAACACCGCCATCGACGCCGCCACCATCGCCCGCCGCTCCGGCGCGGACACCCTGATGGTGTACCGCCGCACCGAGCACGAAATGACCGCGTACCGGCACGAGTACGAGTTCGCGCTGCACGAGGGCATCACCTTCAGCTTCCTGACCCAGCCCGTCGAGGTCCTGCACGAGAACGGACACGTGACGGGCCTGAAGTGCGTCCGCATGCACCTGGGCGCGCCCGACGCCTCGGGCCGCGCCCGCCCGGAACCCGTGCCCGGCAGTGAATTCGTGATCCCGTGCGACACCGTCATCAGCGCCATCGGACAGGAGAAACCCGCACTGGCCGCCGCGCTGGGCCTGGAGCTGGACGCCGGGTACATCCGCGTGGACGACGCCCTGCAGACCAGCGTGCCGCGCGTGTACGCCGCCGGGGACTGTGTGCGCGCACGAGGGAACGCCAGCACCGTGATGGCCGTGCAGGACGGCAAGATCGCCGCCGCCAGCATCGAACGCGCCCTGGGCCGCACGCCCCGCATCACCCTGAAACCCACCCCGCCCGCCGAGGTCCGCGAACACCCGCTGTACCTCGCCGCCCACGGCCCCGTCCCCACCGGCCCGAACCAGATCGCCCCGGCCCACGCGCCCACCACGGAGACCCAGCATGGCTGACCTCAGCATCGACTT
It encodes the following:
- a CDS encoding NAD(P)-dependent oxidoreductase, which codes for MERASPHPTENTPDPAAFHFQELLPPMSAHEAAVEANRCLYCYDAPCMQACPTHIDIPTFIRKISTGNLRGSARTILESNFLGGTCARVCPVQELCEGACVLGADHTPIQIGRLQRHAVDHVQERGVQLFTPAPATGHRVAVVGSGPAGISASAELAKAGHEVTLYEKRDLGGGLSTYGIIVLREPVEVALREVQAARDLGVNVVTGHELGSRAGLDELLAANDAVILALGLGAVPAIGIPGEEYILDGLNVIEASKMEQPTGVGTRAVIVGAGNTAIDAATIARRSGADTLMVYRRTEHEMTAYRHEYEFALHEGITFSFLTQPVEVLHENGHVTGLKCVRMHLGAPDASGRARPEPVPGSEFVIPCDTVISAIGQEKPALAAALGLELDAGYIRVDDALQTSVPRVYAAGDCVRARGNASTVMAVQDGKIAAASIERALGRTPRITLKPTPPAEVREHPLYLAAHGPVPTGPNQIAPAHAPTTETQHG